Sequence from the Nocardia brasiliensis genome:
TCGTGCTCAACGGGGAGCGCAGCCGCAACCCGGAACTGCACTCGCTCAAGGGCATGCCGATCGTGGTGCCGCTGATCGCGATCCTGTTGCTGCTGTGGACCTTCGTGCTCAACCGCACCTCGTTCGGCAGGCACATCTACGCGGTGGGCGGTAACGCCGAGGCGGCCCGGCGCGCGGGCATCACGGTGGACCGGGTGAAGATCACCGCCTTCGTGCTGTGCTCGACCATGGCCGCCGTCGGCGGTCTGGTCGCGGCATCGCGAGCCAACTCGGTCGACCCCAACACCGGCGGCAGCAGCGTGCTGCTGCTCGCCGTCGGCGCGGCGGTCATCGGTGGTACCAGCCTGTTCGGCGGTCGCGGCCGGATGCTGGACGCGGTGCTCGGCGCCGCGGTGGTAGCGGTGATCGACAACGGCATGGGATTGATGGGCTACAGCGCGGGCACGAAATTCGTTGTGACAGGATTTGTGCTGCTCTTGGCGGCCGGTGTGGACGCGTTGTCGCGCAAACGCACCCGCATCGGCGGTTAACTGCCCGGGTACCGAAGACACGAGACGCGGAGAGGCGGTGACCATGCGACCGGCTTCTTCGCCGGACGAGATCCGCAGGCGCAATCTTGCCGTGCTGCTGCGGCATGTGCACCGGGACGGCCCGGTCTCGCGTGCCACGCTCGCCGAGCGAATGGGGTTGAACCGCAGCACCATTCTGGCCTTGACGGCCGACCTCGCCGCCGCCGGTCTGATCAGGGAGGAGCTGCCCGGCCAGACCGGCAAGGCGGGGCGGCCCTCGCTGGTGGTGCGTCCGGAATCGGACCGGGTGTATGTCGTCGCGCTCGACGTCGGCGCGGATCGGCTGGCCGCGGCGCTGGTCGGGCTGGGTGGATCGGTGCTTCACCAGGTCGAAACCGTCCGTCCGACGGGCACTTTCGATCCGGAGGACGTGATCGACACGCTGGCCTCGATGGCGCGCGGTTTGATCGCCGAGGCCGCGGTCGAGGCCAGATGCGTGGGTGTCGGTGTCGCCTTCTGCGGCATGGTGCGCGAGGAGGACGGTGTCGTCCGCTACGGCCCGAACATCGGGTGGGTCGACGTGCCCTTCGGTGCGCACCTGACTCGGCGACTCGATCTCGGCCTGCGGGTCGTGGTCGGCAACAACGCCAATCTGGGCGCGCTCGCCGAATGCGAGCGCGGTGTCGGCGCGGGCCTGTCCGACCTGATCTATCTGCACGGTGACGTCGGCATCGGCGGCGGCATCATCATGGGCGGCCAGCTGCTCGGCGGTGAGGGCGGCTATGCGGGCGAGGTCGGCCACATGGTGGTCAATCGGGACGGACGGCCCTGCGCCTGCGGCTCACGCGGCTGCCTGGAGGCCGAGGCGGGGGAGCTCGGTCTGATCGCCGCCGCCGGCCGCACCGATCCGCCGGGGCGCCCCGCTGTGGAGGCCATCGTGGAGGCCGCGGCTCGCGGGGACGCCGCGGCCAGGGACGCACTGCACCAGGTGGGGGACTGGCTCGGATACGGCGTCGCCAACCTGGTGAACATCTTCAATCCCTCGATGGTCGTCTTCGGTGGCGTGCTGCGCGAGATCTACCTCGCCTCGGCCGCCCAGGTGCGCAGCCGGGTCGCGGTCGAGAGCCTGCTCGCGGTCCGCGAGCGGGTGCGGCTGCGCACCTCGGCATTGGGCGGGGACGCCACCCTGATCGGCGCGGCCGAGCTGGCCTTCGCCGACGTGCTCACCGACCCCGTGCAGGCGCTGGCCAGGCTCTCCGCCGCGCGCGAGTGAAATCGGGTGTGCGCCAAACCCCGTCGCCGCCGAGCTACCCCGGGGCCGCCGAACCCGACTATCATGCGCAGAGCACCGCTCGGGTGATCAGGCACACGACGCCCGGGTGGGAAGGCCGGTCCGTGCGGCGGGTTCGATCGTGAGCAAAAAGGGGTTTCGATGGATAGGCCGGCGTGGGCACCCGAGGGCGTTGATATGCAGCAGGCGAGCCCGGCGCGAATGTACGACGCGTTGCTCGGGGGCTCGCACAATTTCGAGATCGATCGCAAAGCCGCCGAGATGGGCAAGACATTGGTGCCCGATTTGCCCAGATTGGCGCTGAGCAACCGGGCCTTCCTGCGGCGCGCGGTGCGTTTTCTGGCCGATTCCGGAATTCGCCAATTCCTCGATATCGGGTCGGGAATTCCGACAGCCGGAAATGTGCACGAGGTGGTGCAGTCGATCGACCCCGATATCCGCGTGCTCTACGCGGATATCGACCCGGTGGCGGTGGCGCACTCGCGGGCGATCCTGCGCGGCAACGCCGGGGCCGGCGCGATCGAGGCGGATCTGCGCAAGCCTGCCGAGTTGATCGACAAGGCTGCCGATACCGGGTTGATCGACTTCGACCAACCGGTCGGTCTGCTGTTGGTCGCGGTATTGCACCTGCTCGCCGACGTCGACGAGCCGATCGCGAAGGTGGCGCAGCTGCGCGGTGCGGTCCAGCCGGGGAGCTACGTCGCGATCTCGCATCTGACCTCGGAGCTGCGGCCCGAGGACGCGAGCAAGCTCGGTGACAACGCCACGAACAAGGAACGAATCGGTATCCATTTTCGTGATCGGAACGGAATCGTCGCTATGTTCGAAGGATGGGAGCTGGTGGAGCCCGGCGTGGTGGAACTGCCGGTCTGGCGCCCGGAGTCGGACCGCGATCTGCACGAGACGCCGGGCCGTTCGCTCGGCCTGGCGGGTGTCGGCCGAAAGTCCTGAACCGCGAACACGGGCAGGCAGGGGGTCGCTGAGTGGGGTCGCAGGAGCTGGCGGTGCGGTGGGCCGACGCGCTCGACGGCGCGGTGGCTCCGACCGGCACGCGATCCCAGATCGAAGCCATGCTCGCCGAGCTGGCCGAGGTGCTGACCGCGGTGGTGCTCGGCACCGCTGAGCCTGCCATCGCCAGAGACGCCGCCGCGGTGCTGATCGCGGCGAACTATCGCGACGCGGTGGCGGTCAGCCGCTCGGTGGTGGTGATCTGCCGGGATCTGGTGGACGACCTGT
This genomic interval carries:
- a CDS encoding ROK family protein, with product MRPASSPDEIRRRNLAVLLRHVHRDGPVSRATLAERMGLNRSTILALTADLAAAGLIREELPGQTGKAGRPSLVVRPESDRVYVVALDVGADRLAAALVGLGGSVLHQVETVRPTGTFDPEDVIDTLASMARGLIAEAAVEARCVGVGVAFCGMVREEDGVVRYGPNIGWVDVPFGAHLTRRLDLGLRVVVGNNANLGALAECERGVGAGLSDLIYLHGDVGIGGGIIMGGQLLGGEGGYAGEVGHMVVNRDGRPCACGSRGCLEAEAGELGLIAAAGRTDPPGRPAVEAIVEAAARGDAAARDALHQVGDWLGYGVANLVNIFNPSMVVFGGVLREIYLASAAQVRSRVAVESLLAVRERVRLRTSALGGDATLIGAAELAFADVLTDPVQALARLSAARE
- a CDS encoding SAM-dependent methyltransferase, whose amino-acid sequence is MDRPAWAPEGVDMQQASPARMYDALLGGSHNFEIDRKAAEMGKTLVPDLPRLALSNRAFLRRAVRFLADSGIRQFLDIGSGIPTAGNVHEVVQSIDPDIRVLYADIDPVAVAHSRAILRGNAGAGAIEADLRKPAELIDKAADTGLIDFDQPVGLLLVAVLHLLADVDEPIAKVAQLRGAVQPGSYVAISHLTSELRPEDASKLGDNATNKERIGIHFRDRNGIVAMFEGWELVEPGVVELPVWRPESDRDLHETPGRSLGLAGVGRKS